The following coding sequences lie in one Salarias fasciatus chromosome 7 unlocalized genomic scaffold, fSalaFa1.1 super_scaffold_4, whole genome shotgun sequence genomic window:
- the sec16a gene encoding protein transport protein Sec16A isoform X3: MQPPPRTGPPGASGPPPPSGPNMFRRTRPHKHASAAAAAMPPVTQPMTDPFAFGRAPPQMPSGGLPTIPNSSAPPSQAPSNPMYSQPGPGLPPEPQASAGIPGVPLGPPPSALPGVTLFNPHNAAPLGGFPAPGPAFATPNTEQGYFNSGEPAPSMSSEPPPAAPPSVHNQIPFNQEYHGQPPPLAAPFQPMPPTSSPSQWAPDHGSRPPSVQNYFQPTSDPQPQPYAAPPQTQMYPSHSPSPHHGTPTPPIHPGHLQNQGPFPPQNPVNAPGSQWPDPNAPPQHNSHLQTQSYFSQTSAPQDSWLSQVPQDSGYHQMSTGHGHSQPQPDPSGSQHASSTGPGPSSTPAPVPYAQESGTLSMFFKDNDVENEETLAGERNKAVNGIPGPFQHHSNPQAPSGHADVSLDYHGGAPPLQDHANLPYMNDGSHQLQVTAQKPLDSQFDHVENLECVPNQEVLPSEAPCSSAAAAPHAVDQFETGPNLETPDSIPRPIRSASVSSNYSNISHGSGTGPRRHQGVMGTFIQQESPRLADEATLSAAAGGYFEQIDTSPAGDVGVQPSPAEQMWPPTPSPPKPTGIFQASANSSFEPVRSHGVGVRPAEVDKAKMVAEGVADCAPGNMEQPPDNIENIYGSGHPLPSGAAGGTPHLPHPVVHSHSRPSSRAFGASRPCESPATTLWAQNDPSSLGANILLAPAAPTVLAPLREPSADVIQPPEDGPLDLHPSQPAAQQHSENLENPPEVSEPEPSDSQGNLGYASLLVSSSLQQPVLIAPPVSNYSVISPSTPPQAANQSSLRETTPPVRPLAQGSSASQVSSNQSPLFAPGPVGFAPSASTQGPLNLTRESVAASAPELAAQPLSQQAHPPLSRGQSQSSDSHAALQVNSQASPVTPTASNHNQPSNYELLDFSMHQSQAQSQPSGPLSSLHESPQSSNGFYLQVTKDAQQGARAEGTAPVQTSVASPGPQGPPTPLQAAPNTQQSSNEPPKAPDPQAAPQGPKDAPPGPAGGAQPPQGQYSAPPPGPPAGGAGHPAPASAYPPGPRGPPPPGAPHPAPTDPPRPPSAAGSSHGYAPPPAPGQMYGAYYGNYGEYPDGRAPYPGPQYPPPPGDPRAQAYYQDASYRARGDPWYGRYDGQNQAYRDPNYPYREPQPERPSSRTSQYSDRPSSRQGYSDEYHRANRSAYSDYYADYPKHYDYSAYNYGQYDPRYRGYYDQSYWSSYDEAYRARDPYYNQHMYPPRKEGYEDQWRYYPGYDASFDDDYRRRGEMYGDDFDRRSVHSEQSAHSVRSSHSHHSRRSSFSSRSQQSQGYRSQPDLVSAVYDTTSSTLAVDYSYGQYPNQTDASQNYSQYPYASEYPADSTWIAPEQPPPRPATPEKFTMPHRCARFGPGGHLVQVLPNLPSAGQPALVDIHNLETMLQDTQDQAELRSFPGPLVKEETHKVDVIKFSQNKALECSRDTSLLDRDSARLLWDFIMLLCRQNGTVVGTDIADLLLKEHRSVWLPGKSPNEANLIDFNNEPLARAEEEPGAGPLSLLSDTFMTVPENVGKETERFRELLLFGRKKDALEAAMKGGLWGHALLLASKMDNRTHARVMTRFANSLPINDPLQTVYQLMSGRMPASATCCGEEKWGDWRPHLAMVLSNLTHTLDLDTRTITTMGDTLASKGLMDAAHFCYLMAQVGLGVFTKKSTKMVLIGSNHSLPFNQFATNEAIQRTEAYEYAQSLGSHPCSLPNFQVFKLIYACRLAEAGLSAQAFHYCEVISRTVLMQPAYYSPVFISQVIQMSEKLRFFDPQLKEKPEQELFNEPEWLIHLRQLDGQLRTGVITYSAVRTTPTQFDCSSPSSDMEQPSPPEPYSMSAEVDGQTPDNPLMSSLLPGPPPQAVQLMPPAPTSILQDGMAPPQHLPPNDFYPVPPSGPPGPIPGSVYPPHDPGYAPPAFQPQPEQAELYPGSCPPPHMGQMSPNMLPQVAHSPVQLSPAQHVPPSPGHMAPADPPPPPQAPAEMQMPPPLSTSPRRSSLTHQMDFYDHMAHMGPGRSRTTSQSSVHMAPGRRSRTTSESSTHSAGRERSNSAIKQVSPPPPPIPEQPRKEEAKKAKKDSPKKSGGRGWLNLSWIYGKGKNEAHLPDDKNKSIVWDEQKQRWVDMNEPEEESKPPPPPPSGFPKMAPMPGPGGPGGLSAPPGGGPPVNMFSRKAGTKSRYVDVLNPSRAAKPSGLAPAPADLFAPLAPMAMTANLFVPNSAPDDKQPLEGSEGGTQQQNSPTASAAQQMFNPTLLPPAPDGAPVPDGSQSGENHPAQGAPPAGGVTFYNPAQFAQTTAPSKGGVRPGRLGGQRQYPVMK; encoded by the exons ATGCAGCCCCCTCCTCGGACTGGACCTCCAGGAGCTTctggacctcctcctccctctggacCCAATATGTTCCGCAGGACCAGGCCCCACAAGCACgcatcagcagctgctgctgcaatgCCGCCTGTTACTCAGCCCATGACAGACCCTTTTGCTTTTGGTCGAGCTCCTCCCCAGATGCCTTCAGGTGGTCTCCCAACAATACCAAACAGCAGCGCTCCACCGTCGCAAGCCCCATCTAATCCCATGTACTCCCAACCTGGCCCGGGGCTGCCACCAGAACCACAGGCGTCGGCGGGCATCCCAGGTGTCCCTCTTGGCCCCCCACCATCCGCTCTACCAGGGGTGACCTTGTTTAATCCCCACAATGCAGCACCTCTGGGTGGTTTCCCAGCACCAGGTCCTGCGTTTGCCACCCCAAATACTGAGCAGGGCTATTTCAATTCGGGTGAGCCGGCACCATCCATGTCCTCAGAACCACCGCCTGCAGCCCCACCCTCTGTGCATAATCAGATACCTTTTAACCAGGAGTATCATGGACAGCCCCCTCCTCTCGCTGCGCCCTTCCAGCCAATGcctcccacctcctctccttctcAGTGGGCCCCAGATCACGGAAGTCGACCGCCATCTGTTCAGAACTATTTCCAGCCAACGAGTGACCCTCAACCACAGCCGTACGCTGCCCCTCCACAGACTCAGATGTACCCCTCGCACAGCCCATCCCCACATCACggcacccccaccccaccaatTCATCCAGGGCACCTGCAGAATCAGGGTCCGTTCCCTCCTCAGAACCCTGTAAATGCCCCCGGCTCACAATGGCCAGACCCAAATGCACCCCCACAGCATAATTCTCATTTGCAAACGCAGAGTTACTTCAGTCAGACCTCTGCACCCCAAGACTCGTGGCTTAGCCAAGTTCCACAAGACTCGGGCTACCACCAAATGAGCACTGGGCATGGTCACTCTCAGCCCCAACCAGATCCGTCTGGATCACAGCATGCATCCAGCACTGGTCCAGGGCCCAGTTCTACCCCCGCTCCAGTTCCATACGCTCAGGAATCTGGTACACTCTCGATGTTCTTCAAAGATAACGACGTGGAGAACGAGGAAACACTGGCAGGAGAGAGAAATAAGGCCGTTAATGGTATTCCCGGGCCTTTTCAGCATCACAGCAACCCACAAGCCCCCAGTGGCCACGCCGatgtttctttggattatcaTGGCGGCGCTCCTCCTCTTCAAGATCACGCGAACTTACCTTACATGAATGATGGCAGTCATCAGTTGCAGGTAACTGCCCAAAAACCTCTGGATTCCCAGTTTGATCATGTGGAGAATTTGGAGTGTGTCCCAAACCAGGAAGTGTTACCCAGTGAAGCCCCCTGCAGCTCGGCCGCCGCTGCGCCTCATGCAGTGGACCAGTTCGAAACTGGGCCCAACCTGGAGACTCCAGATTCAATTCCAAGACCGATCAGATCTGCCAGCGTGTCATCGAACTATAGCAATATTAGCCATGGAAGTGGAACTGGCCCTCGTCGGCACCAGGGGGTCATGGGTACTTTCATTCAGCAGGAAAGCCCCCGCCTCGCCGATGAAGCCACCCTGTCTGCTGCCGCTGGAGGCTACTTTGAACAGATTGACACTTCTCCGGCCGGAGATGTGGGCGTGCAGCCGAGCCCGGCTGAGCAGATGTGGCCTCCCACGCCCAGCCCTCCCAAACCAACTGGCATTTTTCAGGCCAGTGCCAATAGCTCGTTTGAGCCCGTGCGCTCACATGGAGTTGGAGTGCGTCCAGCTGAGGTGGATAAGGCTAAAATGGTAGCTGAAGGGGTTGCAGATTGTGCACCTGGTAACATGGAGCAGCCACCAGATAACATAGAGAACATTTACGGCTCTGGGCACCCTTTGCCCAGTGGGGCTGCTGGTGGAACGCCCCACCTGCCGCACCCGGTGGTACACTCGCACTCTCGACCCTCTTCCCGTGCGTTTGGGGCTAGTCGGCCCTGTGAGAGCCCCGCCACGACTCTGTGGGCTCAGAACGACCCCTCAAGCTTGGGCGCTAACATCCTCCTGGCCCCTGCAGCCCCGACTGTTCTCGCCCCTTTGCGAGAGCCCAGTGCCGACGTGATCCAGCCTCCCGAGGACGGCCCGCTGGACCTGCACCCTTCGCAGCCCGCTGCTCAGCAGCACTCAGAAAACCTGGAGAATCCACCAGAGGTGAGTGAGCCCGAGCCGTCCGACTCTCAAGGCAACCTGGGCTACGCCTCTCTCCTCGTGTCGAGctccctccagcagcctgtTTTGATTGCGCCGCCTGTGTCGAATTACAGCGTGATTTCCCCCAGTACTCCTCCTCAAGCAGCCAATCAAAGCAGCCTTCGGGAAACGACACCACCCGTGAGACCACTGGCACAGGGTTCCAGTGCCTCCCAAGTTTCCTCTAATCAAAGTCCACTTTTTGCTCCTGGACCTGTGGGCTTCGCTCCATCAGCTTCGACCCAGGGTCCGCTCAATCTGACTCGAGAAAGCGTTGCAGCTTCAGCACCTGAACTCGCAGCTCAGCCGCTCTCGCAGCAGGCCCACCCTCCTCTTTCCAGGGGTCAGTCACAAAGTAGTGACAGTCACGCTGCTCTCCAAGTTAATTCACAAGCGTCACCTGTGACTCCTACTGCTTCGAATCATAATCAGCCATCAAATTATGAACTGCTTGACTTTTCTATGCACCAATCACAAGCTCAAAGCCAACCCTCTGGCCCGCTTTCCTCTCTCCACGAGTCTCCGCAGTCTAGTAATGGATTTTACCTACAGGTCACCAAAGATGCTCAACAGGGGGCAAGAGCAGAAGGAACTGCCCCTGTCCAGACCTCTGTTGCTTCACCTGGTCCACAGGGGCCACCAACACCTTTGCAAGCAGCTCCAAACACCCAGCAGTCCTCGAATGAACCTCCTAAAGCTCCAGATCCTCAGGCTGCACCACAGGGTCCAAAAGATGCTCCTCCTGGCCCTGCGGGTGGAGCACAGCCTCCCCAAGGCCAGTATTCAGCTCCACCCCCGGGgcctcctgcaggaggcgctggcCACCCCGCTCCTGCCTCTGCCTACCCTCCAGGACCTCGAGGGCCGCCGCCTCCGGGCGCTCCCCATCCAGCTCCGACGGATCCGCCTCGACCACCTtctgctgcaggcagcagcCACGGTTACGCTCCTCCGCCCGCACCGGGGCAGATGTACGGCGCCTATTACGGGAATTATGGAGAATACCCAGACGGCAGAGCGCCGTATCCTGGTCCTCAGTACCCCCCTCCACCCGGGGACCCACGAGCACAGGCTTATTATCAA gatGCTTCGTACAGGGCCAGAGGAGATCCGTGGTACGGCAGATACGACGGTCAGAATCAAGCTTACCGAGATCCAAACTACCCGTACAGAGAACCGCAGCCAGAACGGCCCAGCTCCCGAACCAGTCAGTACTCTGACAGACCTTCATCCAG ACAAGGCTATTCTGACGAATACCACAGAGCAAACCGAAGTGCCTACAGTGATTATTATGCAGATTATCCCAAGCACTATGATTACAGCG cataCAACTATGGACAGTATGACCCCCGATACAGAGGATACTACGATCAGTCCTACTGGTCCAGTTATGATGAAGCCTACAGAGCAAGAGACCCCTACTATAATCAGCACATGTATCCTCccag GAAAGAGGGCTACGAAGACCAGTGGCGGTACTACCCCGGCTACGACGCCAGTTTTGACGACGACTACCGCCGGCGGGGCGAGATGTACGGCGACGACTTCGACCGGCGCAGCGTCCACAGCGAGCAGTCGGCCCACAGCGTGCGCAGCTCCCACAGTCACCACAGCAGacggagcagcttcagctcgCGCTCACAGCAG AGCCAAGGATACAGGAGCCAGCCCGACCTGGTGTCAGCGGTTTACGACACCACTTCCTCCACTCTGGCCGTGGACTACTCGTACGGGCAGTACCCCAATCAGACCGACGCCTCCCAGAACTACAGCCAGTACCCCTACGCCTCCGAATACCCTGCAGACAGCACCTGGATCGCCCCGGAGCAGC CTCCGCCACGACCCGCGACCCCGGAGAAGTTCACCATGCCCCACCGCTGCGCTCGCTTCGGACCCGGCGGTCACCTGGTCCAAGTCCTGCCCAACCTCCCCTCAGCAGGACAGCCCGCTCTGGTCGATATCCACAACTTGGAG ACTATGCTGCAAGACACGCAGGACCAGGCAGAGCTGAGATCTTTTCCTGGACCGCTTGTCAA GGAGGAGACCCACAAAGTGGACGTGATCAAGTTCTCCCAGAACAAAGCGCTGGAGTGCTCTCGCGATACCAGCCTCCTGGACAGGGACTCTGCCCGCCTGCTGTGGGACTTCAtcatgctgctctgcaggcagAACGGG ACCGTGGTGGGGACGGACATCGccgacctgctgctgaaggagcacCGCTCCGTCTGGCTCCCGGGGAAAAGCCCCAACGAAGCCAACCTGATCGACTTCAACAACGAGCCGCTGGcccgggcggaggaggagccgggAGCCGGACCGCTGTCCCTTCTGTCCGACACTTTCATGACCGTCCCCGAAAACGTTGGGAAGGAAACAGAGCGCTTCAGGGAGCTTCTGCTGTTTGGCCGCAAGAAG GACGCGCTGGAAGCCGCCATGAAGGGAGGCCTCTGGGGTCACGCGCTGCTGTTGGCCAGTAAGATGGACAACAGGACGCACGCTCGCGTGATGACGAG gtTTGCCAACAGTTTACCCATCAACGATCCCCTGCAGACGGTTTACCAGCTGATGTCGGGGAGGATGCCGGCCTCTGCCACT TGCTGCGGAGAAGAGAAGTGGGGCGACTGGCGCCCCCACCTGGCCATGGTGCTGTCCAACCTCACCCACACGCTGGATCTGGACACTCGCACAATTACCACCATGGGAGACACTCTCG CATCCAAGGGGCTGATGGACGCCGCGCACTTCTGCTACCTGATGGCTCAGGTCGGTCTGGGGGTTTTCACAAAGAAGAGCACCAAAATGGTTTTGATCGGCTCCAACCACAG TTTGCCATTCAACCAGTTTGCGACCAATGAAGCAATCCAAAGAACGGAGGCCTACGAGTACGCTCAGTCCCTTGGTTCCCATCCCTGTTCACTGCCCAATTTCCAG GTGTTCAAGCTGATCTATGCGTGTCGTCTGGCTGAAGCTGGCCTGAGCGCTCAGGCCTTCCACTACTGTGAAGTCATCTCCAGGACCGTCCTCATGCAGCCTGCCTACTACTCCCCCGTGTTCATCAGCCAGGTTATCCAG ATGTCTGAGAAGCTGCGGTTCTTTGATCCGCAACTGAAGGAGAAGCCAGAGCAGGAGCTGTTCAACGAGCCCGAGTGGCTGATTCACCTCAGACAGCTGGATGGACAGCTCAGG ACGGGGGTGATCACCTACAGCGCGGTGCGAACGACTCCCACGCAGTTCGACTGCAGCAGCCCCAGCTCGGACATGGAGCAGCCCAGTCCTCCTGAGCCCTACTCCATGTCCGCGGAGGTGGACGGGCAGACCCCCGACAACCCTCTGATGAGCTCCCTGCTGCCCGGCCCGCCGCCGCAGGCAGTCCAGCTGATGCCTCCGG CTCCCACCTCGATACTCCAAGATGGGATGGCCCCTCCTCAGCACTTACCCCCAAACGATTTCTACCCAGTGCCCCCCAGCGGACCGCCGGGTCCGATTCCCGGCTCGGTCTACCCCCCGCACGACCCGGGCTACGCGCCCCCCGCCTTCCAGCCTCAGCCCGAGCAGGCCGAGCTGTACCCGGGCTCCTGCCCGCCGCCGCACATGGGCCAGATGTCGCCCAACATGCTCCCCCAGGTGGCGCACTCGCCCGTGCAGCTGAGCCCGGCCCAGCACGTGCCTCCGTCCCCCGGGCACATGGCGCCCGCagacccgccgccgccgccgcaggctCCAGCAGAGATGCAGATGCCCCCGCCGCTGTCGACGTCGCCGCGCAGGAGCTCCCTCACTCACCAGATGGACTTCTACGACCACATGGCTCACATG GGTCCCGGCAGATCGCGGACGACCTCGCAGTCTTCAGTGCACATG gcaCCAGGGCGGCGCTCTCGTACGACCTCGGAGTCTTCCACTCACTCTGCAGGGAGAGAACGCAGCAACTCCGCCATCAAGCAGgtctcccctcccccgccccccatTCCCGAGCAGCCCCGCAAAGAAGAGGCCAAGAAGGCCAAGAAGGACTCCCCCAAAAAG AGCGGCGGCCGCGGCTGGCTCAATCTGAGTTGGATCTACGGGAAAGGAAAGAACGAGGCTCACCTGCCGGACGACAAAAACAAATCG ATTGTTTGGGACGAGCAGAAGCAGAGATGGGTCGACATGAACGAGCCTGAGGAGGAG AGTAagccgccgcctccgcctccaTCTGGCTTCCCGAAGATGGCTCCGATGCCCGGCCCCGGAGGCCCCGGTGGGCTTTCTGCGCCCCCCGGCGGCGGTCCTCCTGTCAACATGTTCTCCAGGAAAGCTG GCACGAAGAGCAGATACGTGGACGTCCTGAACCCCAGCCGGGCGGCCAAGCCCAGCGGcctggccccggccccggcggaTCTCTTCGCTCCTCTGGCGCCGATGGCGATGACCGCCAACCTGTTCGTGCCCAATTCAG CTCCTGACGACAAACAGCCTCTGGAAGGCAGCGAAGGAGGGACTCAGCAGCAGAACTCCCCCACAGCGAGTGCTGCTCAGCAG ATGTTCAACCCCACGCTGCTGCCGCCGGCCCCCGACGGCGCCCCGGTGCCCGACGGCTCCCAGTCAGGGGAG AATCACCCCGCCCAGGGAGCCCCGCCCGCCGGAGGCGTCACCTTCTACAACCCTGCACAGTTTGCACAG ACGACCGCGCCGTCGAAAGGCGGCGTCCGGCCGGGACGCCTGGGCGGCCAGCGGCAGTACCCCGTGATGAAGTGA